TCCTCCCATTCTTGTCGGTTGCGAACCGCGTAGTTCAAGTACTCGTCGGAAGATACACCAAAGACGCCGCATTCGCTTAGTTTTTTGGCCAACGGGATGATGTAAAAGTCAAAGAACCCCATCTCGCCCTTGTACCAGTTGTCGACAGGGTTCGCTTCGGCACGCCCCGACGTGTAGGCCTGGTAGCACTCAATAAAGAAACGTTCGTTCCACTTGCGGTAAATGTGCCAGTGCTGCATAGTGTGCGACACGTCGGAAGCCTGGATCAAGTGCTCGATCACAATAGTTGCCTTACGGTTGATATCATCCCGGCTATTGGTCGCGACCGTGTCTTCCTTGGCACGCTCGCTTCCCTGGGCAAAGGCCTTGTTCCAGCGCGCCTTACGAGCGGCACCGAGATCTTTGTCCATAATGTCGGTGGCCATGACCGAGTTGACGACAAGCTGACGGAAACGACGCAGCTCGTCCGGATTCGAAGCAATCTTGGTCCGCAACTTCTGGAACGAGTCCGACATTAGCAGATCCCAGGCAATGTCGACAGAATTCTGTTCAGCCACGGACTTGCCCTTGTAAAACGACGCAATATGGGTGCGTTCCTTGACGAGCTGTGCATTGGGCACACCGCTGTGGTCGACATCGTGGATCAAGGCTGAGAAGACACAGGCAAATTGCGTTAAAGGGTCCGACGTGATACCGTACGTGTGATCGTGTAGAGACGAAGCGAGCTTGTGCGAGTCCTTCACGCCGGCGTCGGAATACACTTCGTCGGGCGCCACGATGCGACTGAGGAGTTTGACGACCGACATGGTCACGTGTGAGGCATGCTCAAAGTTATGGAAGGGATTGTTGTGGTACATGGAAGCAATATTGACAATGTACTCGCGAAGCTCGCCCAGAATGTCTTGACCGAGATTGATAGAGTCGGGGTCTTCCTGTTTACTTGCCAACGAATGATCAAATTCCGGTAACTCGATGATTTCGCGAACCTCGTCTAGAGCCGTACCGTTACTTTTGCTAAGGTCACACTGAAATTCAATTTTGGAGACACTTGGCTTGAAAGACTTCTTCTTTCCCTTGATGGAAACGTTTCGCCGTGCTACCACTTGGCGAATCAACCGAGCGAGGACATCGGTATTCCAGTCCACCAGACGTTGCGTCTTTTCGTCGAAAAGGGCTGCCACTTCTGCACTTGGAGCGGAAGACACGTGTGATGCTTGGTGCTCGCGAGGCTCGATCCAGAAGGTTTGCATCCGGCCTTTGCCTTTGGCTTCAACAAGCTCGCTACGAGCCTTCAACCAGTGTTCCTTCCCGGCTTCGACAAGGGAATCAGCGGTTGTTTGGGAACACTGAATCTTGCTGCGGGCGCCGCTGCTTTCCATGCGGGCCGCAGTATTAACGGTGTCTCCAAAGAGTTGAAATCGAGTTTTCTCTCCACGCAATACACCGGCTGTCACCGGACCCGAGTTCAGACCAAAGCGGAACTGGAGGTCGCCAGTGTCCGGTCCGAGGGTAGTCTCAAGCTGCTTGGTTAGTTCAGCCATCTTGCTACGGCAGTCAAAAGCATATCGCGCCATGACGACAGCATGATCTTTGCGCGGTTCCGGGAGCCCTGTGACGGCAACGTAGGAGTCTCCAATGGTTTCCTGCAAATAAAGAGAACCGAGGATGAGTGATTCTTGCCCCCAAATTCTACTAAAGAGGCAGTTGGTAAAATACATACCACTTTGAAGACTCGGCGCTTGTTGGCAATCTCATCGAAAGCTCCATAAAGTGTTTCGAGAAGTCTGAAAACTTGAGCAGGCTCTCGGACAGATGACCATGCTGTGAATCCAGATATATCGGCAAACATGACGGTACAGTTGGGAAACAAATCGGCAATCGGTCGATCCACGTCGACTTCTCTAGCTTCCGCACTCTTGTCGCTTCCGCTACTTAAGAAAGACTTGAGTCGCCTCTTCTGGGGCTCCAATCCCACGAAAGGTAGGCCATGCTCGCCGGTTTCTCTTCCTTGAAAGAGACGATCCCGAACGTTAGACGGGAAAAGAGATGATACAATTTTTGAGGTTTGCACGGCTGTGGCCATTACTTTTTTCTGCCGACGCTCGACCTTCCAGTCATAAATGAGAAACGCCAGCAGCGTCAAGACAAAGAAAGCGACCGCGGATACGGTATAGATAATGGGCCCGTGCGTAATGAATTCATTTCGCATTTCGGTACTGGGGTAAACGTGGAGTGTATGCACACAGTAGTCTTCGCCCAATGGGATACCTGTGTACACTCCACTGTTGCTGAACAACTCTCGAAGGTTGTAAAGCGGAGCCGATCGTCGCATGCCATCAAAATTGGAGTCATGTAGGTCGCCGGGCCCAAGGTAGGTCGTGTTTGGTCCATCAATTTGGTAGGTCCAAACCTGGTTGCAAGAGTTCtcaatgacgacgacaactcCTTTAGAGTCTTCATAGAGAATGTCACGAATCAGATCGCGCCAAAAGAATGTGATGACCGAAAATCCGACAATATCTTGAGGCTGGTCTACATCAATACGAACCTGACCGGGGGCGTCAATCATTGGGTAATAGATCTCGCTGAACGGTTCACTCGGATTGTCATCTTCCGAAATGTAGTTCTTGATCCAAAGCGCATCGTACTCAGCTTGGAGGATCTGGTCGGGGTTGTTGGGGTCCGCAACACCGCTGGCAGCGCCGATGACTACGTGCTGCTTCTCGAATATATGCTTGATGGTGGGACCCATCCGTTCGTGTGTCGAAGCGTCCCAGTTGTAAGGAAAGTAGATGGGTACAACTGGGGCGACTTGCCAGGTTGGCATGTATGGTCCACCAATTCTCTCTTGAGCAAAGTTGTCGTGAATAAGACCAAGCGTCTGGAACTCATCAATAATGATTCCTTTATAGTCCGGATTCCTTCGTTGAAGATCGATGCCTTCTTGTACCCAGCTGTCATGGTGAACACTGTAGTTTTGCCACGCTAGCTTTTCCTCTTCTGCTACAAAGACGTATTCGCCAATATACACCGCTTTGGAAAGGACTAGTAGCTTCGCTGCTTCTACAGCATACTCGGGTTTGGTGACAAAGGGCCAGGTAGAGTTTGAGTAACGGGCATATGCCATAATGTTGGCTATGAAGGCGTCCGTGGAGGAAAGCGTCACGTCCAACGTGCTCCCAATCGTTTCAAGAATTTGCGTGGAGTCATCCTCAAATTTTTGTTCGAATTTATCCTGTTCGCCCTTGCTCGTAAAAATGTAGATCAGCACAGCCACGGCTATCATGGAAACGACCAATATGAAGGCTACAAAGATACGAGTACGGGCGACTGCCCGCGTCTCTGTCTTGGCGATGGTTGTTTCTATATTCTCGCTGGCTCGAGAATGCTTAGCGGCCGAACTGCTACCCTCTGACGAATCGACATGACCATCATCGTTGTCTGAAACGCTGTAGGCACTCATTGAACACGAATCGTCCATTTCCGCCGCTGCGTTTTCTTGCAATGACTCGAGAGTAACCATAAGAAAACTCAATATTGACTCTAAGAGGGCGATTCCCTCGTTTTGTGTGACTGTGTGGCGCGAAACACCATAAACACCTTTTTGCGATTTCAATCAATGACCGCATGTCGGTTTTGCTTCTTGGAGGATAACCCTTCGGAATCTTCATGAACAGCTCGTTAGACACTACCACAAATAAGCACTGCGCTGGCGGGTCAGCCCGGGCCTGATTTGGTGAACCGTAAACGAATGACGATTTTAATATAAATAGGAATGAGCATAGCCCACGCAGCTTATCCTCGCGCCGGTGCTCGTCATTTTTTTCAGACGCCATTCTGATCATATTTCTACAATCATGACCTTTGGTGAATATTGAGATTTGCCACTCTTCCGAATTTCTCATTCGATTTATACAATCGTATCCTGTCCTGGTCGTAAGAAAGACGAACGAAGTTTAGTTTCAACCAGAAATGACTAAAATGAAAGACCGCCTCTATGTTGAAGGCAATCACCGAATGTATCTGTAAAATCAAGTCCTTCGAAAAATCCAATGACCGCATCTTCTCATTTGAGCCTCCCGAAGAATTTCGGTGCAACCGAAATCTTAGAGCATCTTTTTCGCGGGAATGTGAGAGCGTGTCAGGGAGAAGGCATTCGGATCAGGACCGAGCCACTTCTAAAGACTTCGCGAAGTCCCACAATGTCTGAGGAAGGGCCGTCATTTACGTACAACACTCTACCGGTGAATTACAACTAAGAGTAAATTAACAGAAAGTAGGACTACCCACGAGAGTAGCGCGTCACCCTTTCTGTCGTAGCAACTTGAGTGAAAGAAAATCCCTCAAGTATCAAGGAGCATTTGTAGGTTTGAACTTCTTGTAGACTGAACTTTGTGCCCTCATAGCTAGCATTAGCTATGGAAACTTAAAATCAGCAAGTTGGAATTGATACTATTTTGCACGTAACATTCCCATGGGcttggagaaaaagaactTTTTTACTACTTTTCATGTCCACTCGCGACAATGCTCGTCTGGGGATGACTACCAAATACAAATGCTTACTCAGCCTGTCAGGGGTTGATTTGCAAATCCACCAACATGTatagagagagagagcagcagcagtTGTAGCATACATTCTACCTTCCGCAACGGACGTGGACCGGAGAAGTGCGGCACTCGCGGCCTGTCTAGTAACGGGATACGACCCCTCACTCCTCACAAATCAGTGTTGCTCCAGGAGGCGACGCCCAGACAGCCGATAGCTGACGAGCATTTGCCCAGGTTTTCGTCGATGTAGGATTCTGGATTCTACGCGGACACAGGACTTGCGTCACCATTGCGTCAGTTGATAGCCTGACGTCATAGGATGAGTACGACGCGTTCTACGATGGTTTTACGTCACAGACTCAGGACACCGGACTTCCTTGTCGAGTATATGCACACGCGGTTTCGAAAAGTGTGTGACGTGTGCGTTGCGGTTGGGAGAGAAAAGGCCTTTGTATTGTAGATTCTCACAAGTGCGACCTACGTTCTCCGTTCCGCAGTATCCATTGTTGCAGTCCATTGTCACTAcagttgttgctgttgctgtcaCTATTATTGTTGTAGCTACTTTTGTGGAAAAACATGATGCGAAACTTTGCCAGTGTCTTATTGCTGTTGAGCAGCGGCGCGGCTGCCTTTGCGCCGGTCCAGCACAACGGGGTGCGTACCATCGCCACACCGTCGACGCCGCTCTACGGCAACACGAAGCAGCCTCCGGCCTTGCCACCGATCAAGGATATTTCCTACGGCGAAGAATCACGCAAATACCGTCGTACCGTGTACTCGCACGATGATTGGGTCAAGCACCGCTCGTCGGATCGATTCCTGCGCAACCTTCTCGCCATTGGCTCGTCCGGTGTGTACAAGTCGCTCGCCAAGGAAGTCCTGGCAACGACGGGAGTTGCGACCTTCATCGTTTTGTATAACTGCCTGGTGGGAGGATACACAGACTTGGAAGGTATCAAGCACTCGGCGCTTATTGAAAGCGTATGGGCTCCCTTGATGGCCTTGCCTTTGGCGCCCTTTACGCTCTCCAGTCCCTCGCTCGGTTTGTTGCTCGGTACGTCCCAAGGGAATTCTCTCGGATAGACTCGGCATCTAGTCCTCTCGTTCTTGTCGTATATCGCTCACATCCTGGCTCTCTTGTTGCTGTTATTGGCtctcttgttgttgttattgttgctgTTATCAAAGTCTTCCGTACCAACACGTCCTACCAACGTTGGGACGAAGCGCGAAAGAACTGGGGAATGAACATTAACCACACCCGCGATCTGGTCCGCATGGGAACCAGCTTTTATGACAATGCCGCCGTTTCTTCCGAACAACGCGCCAAGGATTTGAAGGCGTTGAGTCTCGCGACCTGGAGCTTTGTCCGCGCCATGAAGCGGCACCTGTCTCCCGAAAGCGAAGACGAACAAGATTTCCGTCGCGAGCTTTTCGAACGTCTGCCGGCACCTCAGGCCCAGGCCATTATCGACGCCGCCCATCGTCCCAACCGTGCCTTGTTCGATCTGTCGGTCGCCATTGAAAACTTGCCCATGCACTTTTTGCGAAAGAACCAAGTTCACCAAGCCGTCACCATCTTTGAAGACAATCTCGGTTCCTCCGAGCGACTCTTGACGTCGCCTGTCCCTCTCTTCTACTCCCGCCACACGGCCCGGTTCTTGTCCTTTTGGCTTCTCCTTCTACCCTTTGCGCTTTGGGATCCTTTTGCCGGGACATGGAATCACGTGGGTATGATTCCCGCCACCGCCGTCATTTCCATCTTTTTGTTTGGTATCGAAGAACTAGCTACACAAATGGAAGAGCCCTTCACCATCCTCCCAATGCAAGCCTTTTGCGACAAGATTGGCAACTGGTGCAACGAAATTGTCTCGTGGCAAGCAGGTGATAACGGTATGGCGGTCAACATGCCGAGCATGATTTCTCCCGAAGGTTTGCCTGAACTTAAGGAACCAGCCCCGGTACCCGCCATGGCGGTAGCCTCCGTCGCAGCCGCAATGCCCGTCATGGCCAACGGAGACATCAACGGTGATACCACGGGAATCACCATGGATCAGCCGCACAATGCCATTCCTTAGTGGACCACTATTTGAATAATGGAAGGCTCGTGGACCTGGGTTCGGTACAATGCAATGCGTTGGAGAAGGATTATTATTTCGTACTTTTTATAGTCTGTTTTATTCCCCAACGTTCTTTAGGTCTCCTCTGTTGCCGTTCGATGGACACGCCGTAGCGGTTGCGAGGTGAGACAGCCGTCAATTATTGTCCTTATCTTGGGACTAGGCAATATGATTACGGCAGCTGGGTCTTTGTGATGCTACTACACAGCGGCGGGTATGGTCGCGTCGTCCTTGCTACGGCGACTTTCTTGTATTCTATCTTCGTCTTGATCCATCGGTAATCTTTCCGTGGTTTCTCTCCTCGCGTTGATGGCTTTGAGTGACTTACTCCTTGACGTTAGCGTTGCGTGTCCGGGAATGtccacaaaaaagaagattgcgcTCGATGCCATGGCAACCGCCCCCATGACCTTAAAGGCTTGCAGATACGATAAACTATGAAAGGCCAAGGCAAAGCATACACCACCGACGTTGCCACCGAGTCCTACAATTCCAGCAATCGATCCGGCGACCGCCGGGTTGACGTACGGTACAATGCCAAAGATGGCACCTTCCGTCGCGTTCACGCAGCTGCTCAAGAGAATCAACAACGGTACCGCACTGGTCAACGTGTCGGCGTACCCGAAAGCAATAATGGAGGCGCCCTGAATCACAATAGCGATACAGCCCCAACTTAGTCGACCCCACATGCCCCAGTGCTGATTCATAAGGTCACTGACGATACCGCCGCATGCGCGGGCGTAAAGATTGGTCAATCCAAAGATGCTGGCCAAGGCTGCGGCTGACGACGTCGAAGCACCGAATTCGTCGCGAAAGTACAGCGAAGCGGCGTTGTTGAAAGTGATTTCGACGCCAAAGGAGCAGGCGTAGGCCACCGCGAGCAGCCAAGCGTTTCGGGACGTTGTCCCACTCATCATGGTGGAATGGTGCAAATCCATGGTCCCGTTGCGTTTCATTTCACGGTAGTATCCCAATGGAG
The sequence above is a segment of the Phaeodactylum tricornutum CCAP 1055/1 chromosome 10, whole genome shotgun sequence genome. Coding sequences within it:
- a CDS encoding predicted protein; translated protein: MVTLESLQENAAAEMDDSCSMSAYSVSDNDDGHVDSSEGSSSAAKHSRASENIETTIAKTETRAVARTRIFVAFILVVSMIAVAVLIYIFTSKGEQDKFEQKFEDDSTQILETIGSTLDVTLSSTDAFIANIMAYARYSNSTWPFVTKPEYAVEAAKLLVLSKAVYIGEYVFVAEEEKLAWQNYSVHHDSWVQEGIDLQRRNPDYKGIIIDEFQTLGLIHDNFAQERIGGPYMPTWQVAPVVPIYFPYNWDASTHERMGPTIKHIFEKQHVVIGAASGVADPNNPDQILQAEYDALWIKNYISEDDNPSEPFSEIYYPMIDAPGQVRIDVDQPQDIVGFSVITFFWRDLIRDILYEDSKGVVVVIENSCNQVWTYQIDGPNTTYLGPGDLHDSNFDGMRRSAPLYNLRELFSNSGVYTGIPLGEDYCVHTLHVYPSTEMRNEFITHGPIIYTVSAVAFFVLTLLAFLIYDWKVERRQKKVMATAVQTSKIVSSLFPSNVRDRLFQGRETGEHGLPFVGLEPQKRRLKSFLSSGSDKSAEAREVDVDRPIADLFPNCTVMFADISGFTAWSSVREPAQVFRLLETLYGAFDEIANKRRVFKVETIGDSYVAVTGLPEPRKDHAVVMARYAFDCRSKMAELTKQLETTLGPDTGDLQFRFGLNSGPVTAGVLRGEKTRFQLFGDTVNTAARMESSGARSKIQCSQTTADSLVEAGKEHWLKARSELVEAKGKGRMQTFWIEPREHQASHVSSAPSAEVAALFDEKTQRLVDWNTDVLARLIRQVVARRNVSIKGKKKSFKPSVSKIEFQCDLSKSNGTALDEVREIIELPEFDHSLASKQEDPDSINLGQDILGELREYIVNIASMYHNNPFHNFEHASHVTMSVVKLLSRIVAPDEVYSDAGVKDSHKLASSLHDHTYGITSDPLTQFACVFSALIHDVDHSGVPNAQLVKERTHIASFYKGKSVAEQNSVDIAWDLLMSDSFQKLRTKIASNPDELRRFRQLVVNSVMATDIMDKDLGAARKARWNKAFAQGSERAKEDTVATNSRDDINRKATIVIEHLIQASDVSHTMQHWHIYRKWNERFFIECYQAYTSGRAEANPVDNWYKGEMGFFDFYIIPLAKKLSECGVFGVSSDEYLNYAVRNRQEWEERGQEVVASMIEKVERREASQEVDCEGRREKAPLHNRGDDMTRMMHHLTRSSGNSFFLGQFGISILVIGTAASQKAVTENPFFFQAVGRGPVRPRLSVDFHHFHADNFLACRKRCNPSAAPAAPVAPALAAGSCYIRLIRLLGDRIVCRTRKHRREMRRPRPSEEAKGTFLSTPQHTRTGDSWKNGSYWGAALSQRKAVLVVCLLVAAGLTRRNNLPLIPATVSTSGTVRSAADTKNKCTVWLAPSSLKGYSGYGIFTTRDIPKGGAVLGGPDGLSIPIQDYLDTKQANKDAKKAWIDVWDNYWWGRGVPDHVNYFAGTDVVDYQIAFGALPNHHCLLDSLHSQYPKPPFMDGLVDRFKDPSAGAFTYSRGREFLVNRDIKSGEELFLSYGYCRHDDEDIPDWTSRIFMEEDFSAAVDMIQNGLDFDIQGALIVPTSSAPLAAELLPKSRKELDEMLAKAKSKKERIHYLATHQGLNMRTPEWIRANGMCMENMIPKQSTISAIGQGGFAQFPIRKGELVTPAPLLQILDRSALDLYDSSGKKSGTQLLLNYCFGHCKSTLLLCPDTNAVLINHCSSRSNVCSSQGPNADYRWSTGWDPTSDDWRKKSLQELALETGRGLALEIFATRDILPGEEVFIDYGPEFELAWNQHVRIWKPPPPPQGPWITAQAANDSEGPIFDFLVTGNLRRTTQHPYLFTGCQYWPTSEDNVEAYRESNRAWTAMTDRALMTHYANSGSRYIYWDEEGYTNHADTSHWPCSVLRQEPNGKYVVRIHQNPWEDSLPWHQNSLPRLLHSYSRESIHYFVKPFSNDQQMPGAFRHSMMIRDGMFPAQWMNRKAD
- a CDS encoding predicted protein, coding for MMRNFASVLLLLSSGAAAFAPVQHNGVRTIATPSTPLYGNTKQPPALPPIKDISYGEESRKYRRTVYSHDDWVKHRSSDRFLRNLLAIGSSGVYKSLAKEVLATTGVATFIVLYNCLVGGYTDLEGIKHSALIESVWAPLMALPLAPFTLSSPSLGLLLVFRTNTSYQRWDEARKNWGMNINHTRDLVRMGTSFYDNAAVSSEQRAKDLKALSLATWSFVRAMKRHLSPESEDEQDFRRELFERLPAPQAQAIIDAAHRPNRALFDLSVAIENLPMHFLRKNQVHQAVTIFEDNLGSSERLLTSPVPLFYSRHTARFLSFWLLLLPFALWDPFAGTWNHVGMIPATAVISIFLFGIEELATQMEEPFTILPMQAFCDKIGNWCNEIVSWQAGDNGMAVNMPSMISPEGLPELKEPAPVPAMAVASVAAAMPVMANGDINGDTTGITMDQPHNAIP